A genomic region of Herbaspirillum sp. DW155 contains the following coding sequences:
- a CDS encoding C40 family peptidase, whose product MGRAAVPSTLSALAALSAALILAACGTAPTAPPVSRLPGAPQSQAPALPATDNGNEVALYALSLIDTGYRFGGKNPSAGLDCSGMVSYIFGQAANYRISGSAADIARQGRQIDPSQLRAGDLVFFNTQNRPFSHVGIYLGDGRFVHAPSTNGKVHISRMDNPYFSRRFEMARTYFN is encoded by the coding sequence ATGGGCAGGGCCGCTGTTCCCTCTACCCTGTCGGCGCTGGCCGCGCTGTCTGCGGCCCTGATCCTGGCGGCGTGCGGTACGGCGCCGACTGCGCCTCCCGTGTCGCGGCTGCCCGGTGCCCCGCAATCGCAGGCACCGGCGCTCCCAGCCACCGACAATGGCAATGAAGTGGCGCTCTATGCGCTCTCGCTGATCGATACCGGTTACCGCTTCGGCGGCAAGAACCCTTCGGCCGGACTCGACTGCAGCGGCATGGTCAGCTACATCTTCGGCCAGGCTGCCAATTACCGTATCAGCGGCAGCGCTGCCGACATCGCGCGCCAGGGCCGCCAGATCGATCCTTCGCAATTGCGTGCGGGGGATCTGGTGTTCTTCAATACCCAGAACCGTCCGTTCTCGCACGTGGGCATCTACCTGGGCGATGGCCGCTTCGTGCATGCGCCCTCGACCAATGGCAAGGTGCATATCTCGCGCATGGACAATCCTTATTTCTCGCGCCGCTTTGAAATGGCGCGCACCTACTTCAACTAG
- a CDS encoding FadR/GntR family transcriptional regulator: MPIEAIEPQRLYRQISDQLRKLIVDGEFAVGSRLPSERDLAVQLGVSRPSLREALIALEVEGHIEVRMGSGIYVCAPPAQRELRHDLSGEEGPLELIRAREMIEGEVAYAAAQLGSKQQIAAVEEAYAMMIAHARAGTDPLEADRLFHIRLAEATGNSVLVGLVTQLFDARLGPLFERLHSHFDGTRVWEEAIEEHGLILQALRERNPEQARAAMRRHMDIAFTRYSANLIRQYGNRQQQEGGPRKRPARKTAL, translated from the coding sequence ATGCCTATCGAAGCGATCGAACCGCAGCGCTTGTACCGGCAGATCAGCGACCAGTTGCGCAAGCTGATCGTGGACGGTGAATTCGCCGTCGGTTCGCGCCTGCCTTCCGAGCGTGATCTGGCCGTGCAACTGGGCGTGAGCCGGCCGTCGCTGCGCGAGGCCCTCATCGCACTGGAGGTGGAAGGGCATATCGAAGTGCGCATGGGCTCGGGCATCTACGTCTGTGCGCCGCCTGCACAGCGCGAGTTGCGGCATGACCTGTCCGGCGAGGAAGGGCCGCTGGAGCTGATCCGTGCGCGCGAGATGATCGAAGGGGAGGTGGCCTATGCCGCCGCTCAACTGGGCAGCAAGCAGCAGATCGCGGCGGTGGAGGAGGCCTATGCCATGATGATCGCGCATGCCCGGGCCGGCACCGATCCGCTGGAGGCGGACCGCCTGTTCCACATCCGCCTGGCCGAGGCCACCGGCAACAGTGTGCTGGTCGGGCTGGTGACGCAACTCTTCGATGCCCGTCTGGGGCCGCTGTTCGAGCGCCTGCACAGTCACTTCGACGGCACCCGCGTCTGGGAGGAAGCCATCGAGGAACACGGCCTGATCCTGCAAGCCCTGCGTGAACGCAATCCCGAGCAGGCGCGCGCGGCCATGCGGCGCCACATGGATATCGCCTTCACGCGCTACAGCGCCAATCTGATCCGGCAATACGGCAACCGCCAGCAGCAGGAAGGCGGGCCGCGCAAACGGCCGGCCCGCAAGACGGCGCTTTAG
- a CDS encoding Ldh family oxidoreductase codes for MAAPERFSADALRQFATTLLQRAGLEADKADSVAATLVDGDLLGHDTHGLALLAPYVKELEKGSMATSGQPEVLSERAAALAWDGRRLPGPWLVHQGIDALIPKARDYGTASLTIHHSHHIACLAAYLLRATQEGFMMILASSDPAVQSVAPFGGTRAVFTPNPIAAGIPTSGTPFLVDISASITTNGMSNRLHKAGKQFEEEWLIDGTGHPSRDPAVLSATPPGTILPLGGLSAGHKGFGLAVLIEALTGGLSGFGRADPAAGWGATVFMSLYDPSAFGGEADFKRQMDHIAQACRSNPPRPGVGQVRMPGDRGMQRRAEQLAQGVTLHPTIAPMLREAGAAYDLEFPATLD; via the coding sequence ATGGCTGCACCCGAACGCTTTTCCGCTGATGCCCTGCGTCAGTTCGCCACCACCCTGCTGCAGCGCGCCGGCCTGGAAGCCGACAAGGCCGATAGCGTCGCCGCCACCCTGGTCGATGGCGACCTGCTGGGCCACGACACGCACGGCCTGGCGCTGCTGGCGCCCTATGTGAAGGAACTGGAAAAAGGCAGCATGGCCACCTCCGGCCAGCCCGAAGTGCTCTCCGAACGGGCCGCTGCGCTGGCCTGGGATGGCCGCCGCCTGCCCGGCCCCTGGCTGGTGCATCAGGGCATCGATGCGCTCATTCCCAAGGCACGCGACTATGGCACGGCCTCGCTGACCATCCACCACAGCCATCACATCGCCTGCCTGGCCGCCTACCTGCTGCGCGCCACGCAGGAGGGCTTCATGATGATCCTGGCCAGCTCCGACCCGGCCGTGCAGAGCGTGGCGCCCTTTGGCGGTACCCGTGCGGTGTTCACGCCCAATCCCATTGCGGCCGGCATCCCGACTTCCGGCACGCCGTTCCTGGTCGATATCTCGGCGTCCATCACGACCAACGGCATGAGCAATCGCCTGCACAAGGCCGGCAAGCAGTTCGAGGAAGAATGGCTCATCGATGGCACCGGCCACCCCAGCCGCGATCCGGCCGTGCTCTCGGCCACGCCGCCGGGCACCATCCTGCCGCTGGGCGGGCTGTCAGCGGGGCACAAGGGCTTCGGGCTGGCCGTGCTGATCGAGGCGCTTACCGGCGGCCTGTCCGGCTTTGGCCGGGCCGATCCGGCGGCGGGCTGGGGGGCCACGGTGTTCATGTCGCTCTATGACCCTTCGGCCTTCGGTGGCGAAGCGGACTTCAAACGCCAGATGGACCATATCGCCCAGGCCTGCCGCAGCAATCCGCCGCGCCCCGGTGTGGGCCAGGTACGCATGCCCGGCGACCGCGGCATGCAGCGCCGTGCCGAACAACTGGCGCAAGGCGTGACCCTGCATCCGACCATTGCGCCCATGCTGCGCGAGGCCGGTGCCGCGTACGATCTGGAGTTTCCCGCCACCCTGGACTGA
- a CDS encoding IlvD/Edd family dehydratase, whose amino-acid sequence MTDDTKKSTRRSQAWFGRQDRDGFIYRSWVKNRGIPHDQFDGRPVIGICNTYSELTPCNSHFRALAEQVKIGIWEAGGFPLEFPVMSLGETLLRPTAMLYRNLASMDVEESIRANPLDGVVLLMGCDKTTPALLMGAASVDVPTIGVSGGPMLSGKYRGRELGSGMGVWQMSEDVRAGKMTQEEFFEAESCMHRSHGHCMTMGTASTMASMVEALGVGLPHNAAIPAVDARRNVLARNAGRRIVQMVEEDLVLSKILTRQAFENAIRVNAAIGGSTNAVIHLLAIAGRIGIQLDLKDWDEIGHQLPCLLDLQPSGKFLMEDFYYAGGLPAVIRQLESVIDKTALTANGKTLWENCKDAPNWNPEVIRSFDQPFKEAAGIAILKGNLAPDGAVIKPSAATPELLRHRGRAVVFENSDDLHKRIDDEDLDVDETCVLVLKNCGPKGYPGMAEAGNMPLPPKILRKGITDMVRVSDARMSGTAYGTVVLHVSPEAAAGGPLALVQNGDFIELDVQARKLHLEVSDEELARRRAQWQKPELPPQMQRGWVKLYVDHVQQANQGADLDFLVGKSGPYVPKDNH is encoded by the coding sequence ATGACCGACGACACCAAGAAATCCACCCGCCGCAGCCAGGCCTGGTTCGGCCGCCAGGACCGCGATGGCTTCATCTATCGCTCCTGGGTCAAGAACCGCGGCATCCCGCACGACCAGTTCGATGGCCGTCCGGTGATCGGCATCTGCAATACCTATTCCGAACTCACGCCCTGCAATTCGCACTTCCGCGCCCTGGCCGAGCAGGTCAAGATCGGTATCTGGGAAGCCGGCGGCTTCCCGCTGGAATTTCCGGTGATGTCGCTGGGCGAGACCCTGCTGCGCCCCACCGCCATGCTCTACCGCAATCTCGCCAGCATGGACGTGGAAGAATCGATCCGCGCCAATCCGCTCGATGGCGTGGTGCTGCTCATGGGCTGCGACAAGACCACCCCGGCACTTCTGATGGGCGCGGCGTCTGTTGATGTGCCGACCATCGGCGTGTCGGGCGGCCCGATGCTCTCGGGCAAATACCGTGGCCGTGAACTGGGTTCGGGCATGGGCGTGTGGCAGATGTCGGAAGACGTGCGCGCCGGCAAGATGACGCAGGAAGAATTCTTTGAAGCCGAGAGCTGCATGCACCGCTCGCACGGCCACTGCATGACCATGGGGACCGCCTCCACCATGGCCAGCATGGTCGAGGCATTGGGCGTGGGCCTGCCGCACAATGCCGCCATTCCCGCCGTGGATGCGCGCCGCAACGTGCTGGCCCGCAACGCCGGGCGACGCATCGTGCAGATGGTGGAAGAAGACCTGGTGCTGTCCAAGATCCTGACGCGCCAGGCCTTCGAGAATGCGATTCGCGTCAACGCGGCCATCGGCGGCTCCACCAATGCGGTGATCCACCTGCTGGCCATCGCCGGGCGCATCGGCATCCAGCTCGATCTGAAGGATTGGGATGAGATCGGCCACCAACTGCCCTGCCTGCTGGACCTGCAGCCCTCGGGCAAATTCCTGATGGAAGATTTCTACTACGCAGGCGGCCTGCCGGCGGTGATCCGCCAGCTGGAAAGCGTGATCGACAAGACCGCGCTGACCGCCAACGGCAAGACCCTGTGGGAGAACTGCAAGGACGCACCGAACTGGAATCCGGAAGTCATCCGCAGCTTCGACCAGCCCTTCAAGGAAGCGGCCGGCATCGCCATCCTCAAGGGCAATCTGGCCCCGGACGGCGCCGTCATCAAGCCCTCGGCGGCCACGCCGGAACTGCTCAGGCATCGCGGCCGCGCGGTGGTCTTCGAGAACAGCGACGACCTGCACAAGCGCATCGACGACGAGGACCTGGACGTCGATGAAACCTGCGTGCTGGTCCTGAAGAATTGCGGCCCCAAGGGTTACCCCGGCATGGCCGAAGCGGGCAATATGCCGCTGCCGCCGAAGATCTTGCGCAAAGGCATCACGGACATGGTACGCGTGTCGGATGCACGCATGAGCGGTACCGCCTATGGCACCGTGGTCTTGCACGTCTCACCGGAAGCGGCGGCGGGCGGTCCGCTGGCGCTGGTGCAGAACGGCGACTTCATCGAACTCGATGTGCAGGCGCGCAAGCTGCATCTGGAGGTATCCGACGAAGAACTGGCGCGCCGCCGTGCGCAATGGCAGAAGCCGGAGTTGCCGCCGCAGATGCAGCGTGGCTGGGTCAAGCTCTACGTCGATCACGTGCAACAGGCCAACCAGGGGGCGGACCTCGATTTCCTGGTCGGCAAGAGCGGGCCTTACGTGCCCAAGGACAATCACTGA
- a CDS encoding C-terminal binding protein produces MKVLITDYDFPDVDLELALYKEAGVEVVTAQCRTEEEVIAASEGCQGLLVQYAPVNAKVFAARPEIRIASRYGAGFDTINTADAAAYGVWVANSPDYGVGEVATHALAMALDLIRNITVYDRAVKAGEWHYTTAGIIPRASDLTIGIIGLGRIGKRMAHISRNLFKRVIAYDPYIIDGDFPAYVERVGREELFRQAHVVSLHTPLNDETRNMVDASLLNLLQPQSYLVNSARGGLIRIDDLLTALENGKLKGAALDVLPVEPPETASAIVQHPRVLLSPHAAFFSDVAARELRRKAAQNLIDWDRNGRPSYVVVQGKNK; encoded by the coding sequence ATGAAAGTACTGATTACGGACTACGATTTTCCCGACGTCGACCTGGAGCTTGCGCTCTACAAGGAAGCCGGCGTGGAAGTCGTGACCGCGCAATGCCGCACTGAAGAGGAAGTGATCGCCGCCTCGGAAGGTTGCCAGGGCCTGCTGGTGCAGTACGCACCGGTGAACGCCAAGGTCTTTGCAGCCCGCCCTGAGATCCGCATCGCCAGCCGCTACGGTGCCGGCTTCGACACCATCAACACCGCCGACGCCGCCGCCTACGGCGTGTGGGTCGCCAACTCGCCCGACTATGGCGTGGGCGAAGTCGCCACCCATGCGCTGGCCATGGCGCTGGACCTGATCCGCAACATCACCGTCTACGACCGCGCCGTGAAAGCGGGCGAATGGCACTACACCACCGCCGGCATCATTCCGCGCGCATCCGATCTCACCATCGGCATCATCGGCCTGGGCCGCATCGGCAAGCGCATGGCGCATATCTCGCGCAATCTCTTCAAGCGCGTGATTGCCTACGATCCCTACATCATCGATGGCGACTTCCCCGCCTATGTGGAGCGCGTGGGCCGCGAAGAACTGTTCCGCCAGGCGCACGTGGTCTCGCTGCACACGCCCTTGAACGACGAGACGCGCAACATGGTCGACGCCTCGCTGCTGAACCTCTTGCAGCCGCAGAGCTATCTGGTCAACTCCGCACGCGGCGGCCTGATCAGGATCGACGACCTGCTGACCGCGCTGGAAAACGGCAAGCTCAAGGGTGCCGCGCTGGATGTGTTGCCGGTGGAACCGCCCGAGACCGCCTCGGCTATCGTGCAGCATCCACGTGTGCTATTGTCGCCGCACGCGGCGTTCTTCTCGGATGTCGCAGCGCGCGAACTGCGGCGCAAGGCGGCCCAGAACCTGATCGACTGGGACCGCAACGGACGCCCCTCCTACGTGGTCGTCCAGGGCAAGAACAAATAA
- the ugpC gene encoding sn-glycerol-3-phosphate ABC transporter ATP-binding protein UgpC has product MASVQIRAVKKQFGSTQIIRGVDIDIADGEFTVLVGPSGCGKSTLLRMLAGLEEITGGEILIGGTVVNNVQPKDRDIAMVFQNYALYPHMTVRDNMAFSLTLAKKDKSFVDERVKKAADILGLNQLLDRYPRQLSGGQRQRVAMGRAIVRDPQVFLFDEPLSNLDAKLRVQMRTEIKELHQRLKTTSIYVTHDQIEAMTMADQIVVMRDGLVEQRGRPLDLYDHPANLFVAGFIGSPAMNFIPATLRRGAGAAEVEFADGTRVPAPYGSALQGSDGQKVTYGVRPEHLSIGAAGQGIATKVIVVEPTGADTEVFSRFGDTSLTSIFRERHDFSAGDVIHLVPDHSRTHLFDAESGKSLAAR; this is encoded by the coding sequence ATGGCATCAGTACAGATTCGCGCAGTCAAGAAACAGTTCGGCAGCACCCAGATCATCCGGGGCGTCGACATCGATATCGCCGATGGCGAATTCACGGTGCTGGTCGGCCCGTCCGGCTGCGGCAAATCGACGCTGCTGCGCATGCTGGCCGGGCTGGAGGAAATCACCGGCGGCGAGATCCTCATCGGCGGCACCGTGGTCAACAACGTCCAGCCCAAGGACCGCGACATCGCCATGGTGTTCCAGAACTACGCGCTCTATCCGCACATGACCGTGCGCGACAACATGGCCTTCTCGCTGACGCTGGCCAAGAAGGACAAATCCTTCGTCGACGAGCGCGTCAAGAAGGCCGCCGACATCCTCGGCCTGAACCAGCTGCTGGACCGCTATCCGCGCCAGCTCTCGGGTGGCCAGCGCCAGCGTGTGGCGATGGGCCGCGCCATCGTGCGCGATCCGCAGGTGTTCCTCTTCGACGAACCGCTCTCCAACCTCGACGCCAAGCTGCGCGTGCAGATGCGCACCGAGATCAAGGAATTGCACCAGCGCTTGAAGACCACCTCCATCTATGTGACCCACGACCAGATCGAAGCCATGACCATGGCTGACCAGATCGTGGTCATGCGTGATGGCCTGGTGGAACAGCGCGGCCGTCCGCTGGATCTGTACGACCATCCGGCCAACCTGTTCGTGGCCGGCTTCATCGGCTCGCCGGCGATGAACTTCATTCCCGCCACCCTGCGCCGGGGCGCCGGTGCGGCCGAGGTCGAGTTCGCCGATGGCACCCGCGTGCCGGCGCCGTATGGCAGCGCCTTGCAGGGCAGCGACGGACAGAAGGTGACCTATGGCGTGCGTCCCGAACACCTCTCCATCGGCGCGGCCGGGCAAGGCATCGCCACCAAGGTCATCGTGGTGGAACCGACCGGCGCGGATACGGAAGTGTTCTCGCGCTTTGGCGACACCAGCCTGACCTCGATCTTCCGCGAGCGTCATGATTTCAGCGCGGGCGATGTGATCCACCTGGTGCCCGACCACAGCCGCACGCATCTCTTCGATGCCGAATCGGGCAAGTCGCTGGCGGCCCGCTGA
- a CDS encoding extracellular solute-binding protein produces MSKLTRREFLVTSAAAAAASSMGVNAFAAGPGAAGADSIKYPIEQGASLRILRWKRFVQGDEDLWNANVKKFTELTGVAVRTDSEGWEDVRPKSAVAANVGSGPDIVLGWFDDPQQYPTKLVDMTDLADSLGKRYGGWYDVCRKYGTKDGKWIALPLGVIGNALVYRESQLKAAGFDTIPKDTAGFLKLCQALKAKDTPVGFALGKAVGDANNWAHWLLWSHGGKLVDKNGQVAINSPETRAALEYAKQLYATFVPGTLSWQDPSNNKAYLDGQISMTANGISVYYAAKNSPDPKLQDIARDTQHAHFPIGPVGKPTELMQITQMMVFKHTKYPNAAKAFVQFMFEPDQYNPWVKASIGYVSQPLKAYEKNPVWTEDPKATVYRDAASLMLDHGHEGPLGQASAACMADYVVVDMVAEAASGAKTVQQAIDRAAERAKRYYKT; encoded by the coding sequence ATGAGCAAGCTGACACGACGCGAATTCCTGGTCACCAGTGCTGCCGCCGCAGCCGCTTCCAGCATGGGCGTGAACGCCTTTGCGGCAGGCCCCGGCGCGGCCGGCGCCGACAGCATCAAGTACCCCATCGAACAGGGCGCGAGCCTGCGCATCCTGCGATGGAAGCGTTTCGTCCAGGGCGACGAAGACCTGTGGAACGCCAACGTCAAGAAATTCACCGAACTGACCGGCGTGGCCGTGCGTACCGACAGCGAAGGCTGGGAAGACGTACGCCCCAAGTCGGCCGTGGCCGCCAACGTGGGCAGCGGTCCGGACATCGTGCTGGGCTGGTTCGACGATCCGCAGCAGTATCCGACCAAGCTGGTCGACATGACCGACCTGGCCGATTCGCTGGGCAAGCGCTATGGCGGCTGGTACGACGTCTGCCGCAAGTACGGCACCAAGGATGGCAAGTGGATCGCCCTGCCGCTGGGCGTGATCGGCAATGCCCTGGTCTATCGTGAAAGCCAGCTCAAGGCGGCCGGTTTCGATACCATTCCCAAGGACACGGCCGGCTTCCTCAAGCTGTGCCAGGCCTTGAAGGCCAAGGACACGCCGGTCGGCTTCGCCCTGGGCAAGGCCGTCGGTGACGCCAACAACTGGGCGCACTGGCTGCTGTGGTCGCACGGCGGCAAGCTGGTGGACAAGAACGGCCAGGTCGCCATCAACTCGCCCGAGACCCGCGCCGCGCTGGAATACGCCAAGCAGCTCTATGCCACCTTCGTACCCGGCACACTGTCGTGGCAAGATCCATCCAACAACAAGGCCTATCTGGATGGCCAGATCAGCATGACGGCCAACGGTATCTCGGTGTACTACGCCGCCAAGAACTCGCCCGATCCCAAGCTGCAGGACATCGCCAGGGATACCCAGCACGCGCACTTCCCCATCGGCCCGGTCGGCAAGCCCACCGAGCTGATGCAGATCACGCAGATGATGGTGTTCAAGCACACCAAGTATCCCAACGCGGCCAAGGCTTTCGTGCAGTTCATGTTCGAGCCGGACCAGTACAACCCGTGGGTGAAGGCGTCCATCGGCTATGTCAGCCAACCGCTGAAGGCCTACGAGAAGAACCCGGTCTGGACCGAAGATCCCAAGGCCACGGTCTACCGCGATGCCGCCTCGCTGATGCTGGACCATGGCCACGAAGGCCCGCTGGGCCAAGCCTCGGCGGCCTGCATGGCGGACTACGTGGTGGTGGACATGGTGGCCGAGGCGGCCTCCGGCGCCAAGACCGTGCAGCAGGCCATCGACCGCGCCGCCGAACGCGCCAAGCGCTACTACAAGACTTGA
- a CDS encoding sugar ABC transporter permease, translated as MLSRFLNNRNVLGMLFMAPAVILLVVFLTYPLGLGIWLGFTDTKIGGEGNFIGLDNFTYLAGDSLAQLSLFNTVFYTISASILKFALGLWLAILLNKNVPLKTFFRAIVLLPWIVPTALSALAFWWLYDAQFSVISWALHKMGLIDRYIDFLGDPWNARWSTVFANVWRGIPFVAISLLAGLQTISPSLYEAAAIDGATPWQQFRHVTLPLLTPIIAVVMTFSVLFTFTDFQLIYVLTRGGPLNATHLMATLSFQRAIPGGALGEGAALATYMIPFLLAAIMFSYFGLQRRGWQQGGDK; from the coding sequence ATGCTATCCCGATTCCTGAACAACCGTAACGTCCTGGGCATGCTGTTCATGGCCCCGGCCGTGATCCTGCTGGTGGTGTTCCTGACCTACCCGCTGGGCCTGGGCATCTGGCTGGGCTTCACCGATACCAAGATCGGCGGCGAAGGCAACTTCATCGGCCTGGACAACTTCACTTACCTGGCCGGCGATTCGCTGGCGCAGCTGTCGCTGTTCAATACCGTGTTCTACACGATCAGCGCCAGCATCCTGAAATTCGCGCTTGGCCTGTGGCTGGCCATCCTGCTCAACAAGAACGTACCGCTGAAGACCTTCTTCCGCGCCATCGTGCTGTTGCCCTGGATCGTGCCCACCGCCCTGTCGGCGCTGGCCTTCTGGTGGCTGTATGACGCGCAGTTCTCCGTCATCAGCTGGGCCCTGCACAAGATGGGCCTGATCGACCGCTACATCGACTTCCTCGGCGACCCGTGGAATGCACGCTGGTCGACAGTCTTTGCCAACGTCTGGCGCGGCATTCCCTTCGTGGCGATTTCGCTGCTGGCCGGCCTGCAGACGATCTCGCCTTCGCTTTATGAAGCAGCGGCCATCGACGGTGCCACGCCCTGGCAGCAGTTCCGCCACGTGACGCTGCCGCTGCTCACACCCATCATCGCCGTGGTGATGACCTTCTCTGTGCTGTTCACCTTCACCGACTTCCAGCTGATCTATGTGCTCACTCGTGGCGGTCCGCTCAATGCGACGCACCTGATGGCTACGCTCTCCTTCCAGCGCGCCATTCCGGGCGGTGCGCTGGGTGAAGGCGCGGCGCTGGCAACCTACATGATTCCCTTCCTGCTGGCGGCGATCATGTTCTCGTATTTCGGCCTGCAACGTCGCGGCTGGCAACAAGGAGGTGACAAATAA
- a CDS encoding carbohydrate ABC transporter permease has protein sequence MAKKKDDQQETQGMDFLQSTPRKWVTIYIPLLIFLFVLLFPFYWMVITAFKPDNELLSQTGNPFWVVAPTLAHFKKLLFDTQYPAWLLNTVIVSVVSTFASLAASVFAAYAIERLRFQGSRQVGLGIFLAYLIPPSILFIPLAAIVFKLGLFDTRWALILTYPTFLIPFCTWLLMGYFRSIPYELEECALIDGATRWEILVKIILPLAVPGLISAGIFAFTLSWNEFIYALTFISSSEVKTVPVGIVTELVEGDVYHWGALMAGALLGSLPVAVVYSFFVEYYVSGMTGAVKE, from the coding sequence ATGGCCAAGAAAAAAGACGACCAGCAGGAAACCCAGGGCATGGATTTCCTGCAATCGACTCCGCGCAAGTGGGTGACGATCTACATTCCGCTGCTGATCTTCCTGTTCGTATTGCTGTTCCCGTTCTACTGGATGGTGATCACGGCCTTCAAGCCGGACAATGAATTGCTCTCGCAGACCGGCAACCCGTTCTGGGTGGTCGCGCCGACGCTGGCGCATTTCAAGAAGCTGCTGTTCGATACTCAGTATCCGGCCTGGCTGTTGAACACGGTGATCGTATCGGTGGTATCGACCTTCGCCTCGCTGGCCGCCAGCGTCTTTGCCGCCTATGCGATCGAACGGCTGCGCTTTCAGGGTTCCAGGCAGGTCGGGCTGGGCATCTTCCTGGCCTACCTGATCCCGCCCTCGATCCTGTTCATTCCGCTGGCGGCGATCGTGTTCAAGCTGGGGCTGTTCGATACGCGCTGGGCGCTGATCCTGACCTACCCGACCTTCCTGATCCCGTTCTGCACCTGGCTGCTGATGGGTTACTTCCGCTCGATTCCCTATGAGCTGGAAGAGTGCGCGCTCATCGACGGCGCCACCCGCTGGGAAATCCTGGTCAAGATCATCCTGCCGCTGGCGGTACCCGGACTGATCTCGGCGGGCATCTTTGCCTTCACGCTGTCGTGGAATGAATTCATCTATGCGCTGACCTTCATTTCCTCTTCCGAGGTCAAGACCGTGCCGGTGGGGATCGTCACCGAACTGGTGGAAGGCGACGTCTACCACTGGGGTGCGCTGATGGCCGGCGCGCTCTTGGGCTCGCTGCCGGTGGCGGTGGTGTATTCGTTCTTTGTGGAGTATTACGTGTCGGGGATGACGGGGGCGGTGAAGGAGTAA